One window of Gloeothece citriformis PCC 7424 genomic DNA carries:
- a CDS encoding GumC family protein: MTESLRIPHSSSRKKFNWGSWKNYLLLTVIFNTALWSLSLTYKRVAEPVYASDWSVTLPGLGSTTAVQLPNIGQTSTQIQSPFNNYFEPRETYKYIALSRPVLLAAANQVGLSLKEFGKPDIKIVDNTTLISFNVEGTSPEEAQNKAIALYQAFEKRLQELRLQEAGLQNSQLESELDSARRKLQDAQQKLSRYKARSGFSSFEQITQLSTNIEQLRRERAVILAQKQQSETNFNELSTTLSFSTQQATEAFTLQSDPSFQELLTDYGESNTALVNLNSRYTPNHPAVIDEQARLDFIQNALLSRAQSLLKKSVSLSYIEGLSVNNSQPRQQLTQELISTKVEKQGLASRAQEIERQTVALEQKLKELAKHQLVVEDLQRDVKIAEAVFSSTITKLDLGKTQNFGSYPPTQMISEPSLSSNPAWPNPTLILIGTIGGSFLITSGLFLLGLRDHLSRSNSQKINQSLA, encoded by the coding sequence ATGACTGAATCTTTACGAATTCCCCATTCTTCATCCCGGAAAAAATTCAATTGGGGAAGTTGGAAAAATTATTTATTACTGACTGTAATTTTTAATACAGCCCTTTGGAGTTTATCTCTCACTTATAAAAGAGTTGCAGAACCGGTTTATGCGAGTGACTGGAGTGTCACCTTACCGGGGTTAGGCTCAACTACAGCCGTACAGTTACCCAACATTGGGCAAACTTCTACTCAAATACAATCGCCATTTAATAATTATTTTGAACCGAGAGAAACTTACAAATATATTGCTTTAAGTCGTCCCGTTTTGTTAGCAGCAGCCAATCAAGTCGGTCTATCTTTAAAAGAATTTGGAAAGCCCGATATTAAAATCGTAGATAATACTACCCTCATCAGCTTTAATGTTGAGGGAACAAGTCCTGAAGAGGCTCAAAATAAAGCGATCGCCTTATACCAAGCGTTTGAAAAAAGACTTCAAGAATTAAGACTGCAAGAAGCGGGGCTACAAAATTCCCAGTTAGAATCTGAATTAGACTCCGCACGCAGAAAACTCCAAGACGCTCAACAAAAACTCTCTCGTTATAAAGCTCGTTCAGGTTTTAGTTCTTTTGAACAAATCACTCAACTTTCTACCAATATTGAACAATTACGACGAGAACGAGCCGTAATTTTGGCACAAAAACAACAGTCTGAGACGAACTTTAATGAATTGTCTACTACTTTAAGTTTTTCAACTCAACAAGCGACAGAAGCTTTCACGCTTCAATCAGATCCTTCTTTCCAAGAACTTTTAACGGACTACGGAGAATCAAATACCGCGTTAGTGAATTTAAATTCTAGATATACCCCTAACCATCCGGCGGTGATTGATGAACAAGCTCGACTAGATTTTATTCAAAATGCTCTATTGAGTCGCGCCCAATCTTTACTCAAAAAATCTGTTTCACTGAGTTACATAGAAGGTCTGAGTGTTAACAACAGTCAACCGCGACAACAGTTAACTCAAGAGTTAATTTCAACTAAGGTAGAAAAACAGGGACTTGCATCTAGAGCGCAAGAAATTGAGCGACAAACTGTTGCCCTGGAACAAAAACTGAAAGAACTCGCTAAACATCAACTTGTTGTTGAAGATCTTCAAAGAGATGTGAAAATCGCTGAGGCAGTTTTTTCATCTACTATTACTAAATTAGATTTAGGGAAAACTCAAAATTTTGGCTCTTATCCTCCTACTCAAATGATCTCAGAACCTAGCTTATCTTCCAATCCAGCTTGGCCTAATCCCACACTAATTTTAATTGGTACGATCGGAGGTTCTTTCTTGATCACCAGTGGGTTATTTTTATTAGGATTACGAGATCATTTATCCCGATCAAATTCTCAGAAAATTAATCAGTCTTTAGCTTAA
- a CDS encoding glycoside hydrolase family 5 protein yields the protein MMKFIIFRNPQQWILALLFLLTILASKSLSAPPDQPINPWTLRNMMGRGVNMKAALGGKHNWWIKYNPKHGEAIQKAGFNSVRVWFFWAGLNSGSPDYTLSPAALEDMENIINDLLNRNLVVVLVPMELGNYGEKNLTTNPSAHKAKYLSIWKQLADRFRNHSHRLVFDLFNEPHGELGKKELNDWHESVVPIIRKTNPTRVLIFNGDDWGTASTLKNIIIPPEAGQYVMGDFHYYWPMGFTHHGNQAWTGTVEQKNRVRVEFNKAVAWSKKYDIPVVCTEWGSNNIRSLSEREAYHLFIRDELLVRGFSYQQYAFSDGQFKMYDGFKHQWVYPTLRDIAVAGDASWEVSASKPDHRPKWKQYLANLRFDFLFKYLFF from the coding sequence ATGATGAAATTTATTATTTTTAGAAACCCTCAACAATGGATTTTAGCCTTATTATTTTTGCTAACCATCTTAGCCTCAAAAAGTCTTTCAGCCCCTCCCGATCAACCGATAAATCCCTGGACTCTCAGAAATATGATGGGTCGAGGAGTAAATATGAAAGCCGCTTTAGGAGGTAAACACAATTGGTGGATTAAATATAATCCGAAACATGGAGAAGCGATTCAAAAAGCTGGATTTAATTCTGTCCGAGTCTGGTTTTTTTGGGCAGGACTTAACAGTGGTTCTCCTGACTATACCCTTTCTCCGGCTGCTTTGGAAGATATGGAAAATATCATTAATGATTTATTAAATCGTAATTTAGTAGTGGTATTAGTTCCAATGGAATTGGGAAATTATGGAGAGAAGAATTTAACCACTAACCCATCTGCTCATAAAGCAAAATATTTGAGTATTTGGAAACAACTGGCAGACCGTTTTCGCAATCATTCTCATCGGTTAGTGTTTGATTTATTTAACGAACCTCATGGAGAACTCGGCAAAAAAGAACTCAATGACTGGCATGAAAGTGTAGTTCCCATTATCCGAAAAACTAATCCAACTCGTGTATTAATCTTCAATGGTGATGATTGGGGAACAGCAAGCACTCTTAAAAATATCATTATTCCGCCAGAAGCAGGTCAGTATGTTATGGGCGACTTTCATTATTACTGGCCTATGGGATTTACTCATCATGGAAATCAAGCATGGACGGGAACAGTTGAGCAAAAAAATAGAGTTCGAGTAGAATTTAACAAGGCAGTAGCTTGGTCAAAAAAGTATGATATTCCTGTTGTTTGTACCGAATGGGGATCTAACAATATTCGGTCTCTTTCAGAGCGAGAAGCTTATCATCTTTTCATTCGGGATGAGCTTCTTGTAAGAGGTTTTTCTTATCAGCAATATGCTTTCAGTGATGGTCAATTCAAAATGTATGATGGATTTAAACATCAATGGGTTTATCCTACTCTTCGTGATATTGCTGTAGCGGGGGATGCTTCTTGGGAAGTTTCCGCCTCAAAACCCGATCATCGGCCTAAGTGGAAACAATATCTTGCTAATTTGAGATTTGATTTTCTGTTCAAATATCTTTTTTTCTAG
- a CDS encoding glycosyltransferase family 2 protein, whose product MPKISVIVPTYNAESTILETVNSVLNQTFKDFELIIIDDGCTDKTLDLIGSIKDSRIKVFSAQNGGLPVARNRGIRNAVGDYISFIDADDLWTPNKLEKQLKTLEENPSSGVAYSWTTFIDKNSQILYPGDKYLFEGNVYPKLLTKNIIGSGSNILVKRKYLELVGEFDPSLKSCEDWEYNIRLAKHCCFKVVPEYQILYRKYSQSMSYKVDTMEKAHLIVINRSFENAPKELQHLKKKALANAYKFFAKLHLENALDQNKAEKAIDKFKQAIDFNWSILLERETQNLLTKIFLLRFFAYQVSSV is encoded by the coding sequence ATGCCAAAAATCTCTGTCATTGTTCCTACTTATAACGCTGAGTCAACTATTTTAGAAACAGTTAACTCGGTTTTAAACCAAACCTTTAAAGATTTTGAACTCATTATTATTGATGATGGATGTACTGACAAAACTTTAGATCTGATTGGGTCTATTAAAGATTCCCGAATCAAAGTTTTTTCTGCTCAAAATGGAGGTTTACCCGTCGCTAGAAATCGAGGTATTCGGAATGCAGTTGGGGATTATATTTCCTTTATTGATGCTGATGATTTATGGACTCCGAATAAGTTAGAAAAACAATTAAAGACTTTAGAAGAAAATCCTAGTTCTGGAGTTGCCTATAGCTGGACTACTTTTATCGATAAAAATAGCCAAATACTTTATCCTGGAGATAAATATTTGTTTGAAGGTAATGTTTATCCAAAATTATTAACTAAAAATATAATTGGCAGTGGCTCAAACATTTTGGTTAAAAGAAAATATCTTGAATTAGTCGGAGAATTCGATCCTTCCCTTAAATCTTGTGAAGATTGGGAGTATAATATTAGGTTAGCCAAACACTGCTGTTTTAAAGTCGTCCCTGAGTATCAAATTCTTTATCGTAAATATTCTCAATCTATGTCCTACAAAGTTGATACTATGGAAAAAGCACATTTAATTGTTATTAATAGAAGTTTTGAAAATGCTCCAAAGGAATTACAACATCTAAAGAAAAAAGCATTGGCTAATGCTTATAAATTTTTTGCTAAGTTACATTTAGAAAATGCTTTAGATCAAAATAAAGCTGAAAAAGCTATTGATAAATTTAAACAAGCGATTGATTTTAATTGGAGTATTTTACTAGAAAGAGAAACTCAAAATTTGTTGACAAAAATATTTTTACTACGATTTTTTGCTTATCAAGTTAGTAGTGTATAG